The following are from one region of the Quercus robur chromosome 1, dhQueRobu3.1, whole genome shotgun sequence genome:
- the LOC126723871 gene encoding AT-hook motif nuclear-localized protein 28-like, whose protein sequence is MADYGGAISLSQGLDLSHTSDDESSEHSPRSMPTLSTPTPPNPGSSSSSKPKKKSTTTLCVTEFGSTPEVSKKPRGRPAGSKNKPKPPIVITKNSDSAMKPVILEISAGNDVVETLIQFARKRHVGISVLSGSGSVSNVTLRHPAVSHAPSLSLHGPFNLLSLSGSFLGYSTTSSTKPPSSSSSSSPSSFVSISSFGICLAGAQGQVFGGIVGGKVIAESLVVVMAATYTNPAFHSLPSDDTDEAHHEEVKPNIGSGGGGGGGGGGNANARETCTTNSTNAMSMSIYSTVGSPSPTPLNCIAPDVMPWGPTSRPPY, encoded by the coding sequence ATGGCGGATTATGGTGGTGCAATCTCTCTTTCCCAAGGCCTAGACCTCTCTCACACCTCAGACGATGAGTCCTCTGAGCACAGCCCTCGTAGCATGCCCACTCTCTCTACACCCACACCACCTAATCCTGGCTCATCATCCTCTTCCAAGCCCAAGAAAAAAAGCACCACAACTCTTTGTGTCACCGAGTTTGGATCAACCCCAGAAGTCTCAAAGAAACCCAGAGGCAGACCAGCTGGGTCCAAAAACAAGCCCAAACCTCCCATTGTCATCACCAAAAACAGTGACTCCGCCATGAAGCCTGTCATCCTCGAGATCTCCGCTGGCAACGACGTCGTGGAGACTCTCATTCAGTTTGCTCGCAAAAGACACGTTGGTATCAGTGTCCTAAGCGGTTCAGGCTCCGTGTCCAACGTGACACTTAGACACCCCGCCGTGTCTCACGCTCCAAGTCTTTCCCTTCATGGACCCTTTAACCTCCTTTCTCTCTCGGGTTCATTTCTTGGTTATTCAACAACATCTTCTACTAAACCAccctcttcttcatcatcatcatctccttcttcttttgtttccaTTTCTTCTTTTGGTATATGTCTTGCAGGGGCACAAGGGCAAGTGTTTGGAGGGATTGTTGGTGGGAAAGTTATTGCGGAGAGTTTAGTGGTTGTGATGGCTGCAACATATACCAACCCCGCGTTTCACAGTCTTCCTAGTGATGACACTGATGAAGCTCATCATGAAGAGGTTAAGCCTAACATTGGTTctggcggtggcggtggcggtggcggtggtggaAATGCAAACGCTAGGGAGACTTGCACTACTAACAGTACAAATGCTATGTCCATGTCTATCTACAGTACTGTAGGTAGTCCAAGTCCAACGCCTCTCAACTGCATTGCTCCTGATGTTATGCCTTGGGGACCCACCTCTCGTCCTCCTTATTGA